The following are from one region of the Bactrocera oleae isolate idBacOlea1 chromosome 6, idBacOlea1, whole genome shotgun sequence genome:
- the mub gene encoding poly(rC)-binding protein 2 isoform X3, producing the protein MEDNNTSTPMKTDESVTLTIRLIMQGKEVGSIIGKKGEIVNRFREESGAKINISDGSCPERIVTVSGTTSAIFSAFTLITKKFEEWCSQFSDVGKVGKTQIPIRLIVPASQCGSLIGKSGSKIKEIRQSTGCSIQVASEMLPNSTERAVTLSGTAEQITQCIYQICLVMLESPPRGATIPYRPKPQVSGPVILANGQAYTIQGNYAVPAQETCPVFPLALAAGGLHAGISGLTDPLLKGAHLQGAVPAHHHLQHIPDNPLASLAALGLAGITPTNTGGLNPTAALAALAGSQLRTANTSRTQQQQHEMTVSNDLIGCIIGKGGTKIAEIRQISGAMIRISNCEEREGGNTDRTITISGNPDSVALAQYLINMSVELQKANLQEANNGGANGQANNASNSNNNNANVTNGASNGNANTNSSNNSNSGGNHISGATTLGGNNNSAGSGGGGGSNGSLNQTGGSNHSSNNSLNNLNTNASNANNSNNNNNNTQHSTTAMTMTNNSSNSNSNNTSGGNNLTLSTTSNNPTNPFSTSLPFSNTPNPFANSTTVSSLATAIPLAQLLAKPGALNALSSLTALGGLTDLLGGLATLNGPPIQTTGVHRTKSFASTRFRSHNHADGGADSEKTRNKFNPY; encoded by the exons GAGGTCGGCAGCATTATTGGCAAAAAGGGCGAGATTGTGAACAGATTTCGTGAGGAG TCTGGCGCAAAGATCAACATCTCGGATGGTTCATGCCCGGAGCGCATTGTCACTGTGTCGGGCACGACCAGCGCGATCTTCTCGGCGTTCACGCTCATCACAAAGAAGTTTGAAGAG TGGTGCTCACAGTTCAGTGATGTTGGCAAGGTTGGCAAAACTCAAATACCAATACGTTTAATTGTGCCCGCCAGTCAATGTGGATCGTTAATtg GCAAAAGTGGCTCAAAAATCAAGGAGATACGTCAATCCACTGGCTGTTCGATTCAGGTTGCCAGCGAAATGTTGCCAAATTCAACAGAGCGTGCCGTCACTTTGAGCGGCACTGCCGAGCAAATAACCCAATGCATCTATCAGATTTGTCTCGTTATGCTGGAG TCACCACCAAGGGGCGCCACCATACCGTATCGGCCAAAACCGCAAGTATCTGGACCAGTCATTTTGGCAAACGGACAAGCCTATACCATACAAGGCAACTATGCTGTACCCGCACAAGAG ACATGTCCCGTATTTCCGCTGGCCTTGGCCGCCGGTGGCCTACACGCTGGTATCTCAGGTTTGACGGATCCTCTCTTGAAAGGGGCACATTTGCAAGGAGCGGTGCCGGCCCACCATCATCTACAGCATATACCCGAT AATCCATTGGCTAGCTTGGCAGCGTTGGGTTTGGCTGGCATAACACCCACCAATACCGGTGGACTGAATCCCACAG caGCTTTGGCCGCCTTAGCTGGCTCACAGCTACGTACAGCCAATACAAGTCgtacacaacaacagcagcatgaGATGACCGTATCTAATGACTTGATCGGCTGCATTATCGGCAAGGGTGGCACGAAAATTGCCGAAATACGCCAAATTTCCGGTGCAATGATACGCATTTCGAATTGTGAGGAACGCGAGGGTGGCAATACCGATCGTACAATCACGATTAGCGGCAATCCAGATTCGGTGGCATTGGCTCAATACTTAATCAACATGAG CGTTGAACTGCAGAAGGCCAATCTACAGGAGGCGAACAATGGCGGCGCCAATGGTCAAGCTAACAATgctagcaacagcaacaacaacaacgccaatgTCACTAATGGCGCCAGCAATGGCAATGCCAATacgaacagcagcaacaacagcaacagcggtGGTAATCACATAAGCGGCGCAACCACCTTaggtggcaacaacaacagtgctgGCAGTGGCGGCGGTGGCGGCAGCAATGGCAGCTTGAATCAGACCGGCGGCAGCAATCACAGCAGCAATAAtagtttaaacaatttaaatacgAATGCGAGCAATGCgaataacagcaataataacaacaacaatacacaaCACTCAACCACAGCCATGACAATGacaaacaacagcagcaatagcaacagcaacaatacaaGCGGCGGCAACAATTTAACCTTAAGCACAACTTCCAACAATCCAACCAATCCATTTTCCACTTCATTGCCATTTTCGAATACACCAAATCCATTTGCCAACTCCACCACAGTCAGTTCGCTAGCAACAGCTATACCGTTAGCACAATTGCTGGCCAAACCGGGCGCTTTGAATGCGCTCTCCAGCCTAACGGCGCTCGGCGGCCTCACCGATCTGTTGGGCGGCTTGGCCACGCTCAATGGTCCACCCATACAGACGACCGGTGTACATCGCACCAAAAGTTTCGCATCGACACGTTTTCGCAGTCATAATCATGCCGATGGCGGTGCTGATAGCGAAAAGACGCGCAATAAATTCAATCCATATTAG
- the mub gene encoding probable serine/threonine-protein kinase dyrk1 isoform X14 gives MTVSNDLIGCIIGKGGTKIAEIRQISGAMIRISNCEEREGGNTDRTITISGNPDSVALAQYLINMSVELQKANLQEANNGGANGQANNASNSNNNNANVTNGASNGNANTNSSNNSNSGGNHISGATTLGGNNNSAGSGGGGGSNGSLNQTGGSNHSSNNSLNNLNTNASNANNSNNNNNNTQHSTTAMTMTNNSSNSNSNNTSGGNNLTLSTTSNNPTNPFSTSLPFSNTPNPFANSTTVSSLATAIPLAQLLAKPGALNALSSLTALGGLTDLLGGLATLNGPPIQTTGVHRTKSFASTRFRSHNHADGGADSEKTRNKFNPY, from the exons ATGACCGTATCTAATGACTTGATCGGCTGCATTATCGGCAAGGGTGGCACGAAAATTGCCGAAATACGCCAAATTTCCGGTGCAATGATACGCATTTCGAATTGTGAGGAACGCGAGGGTGGCAATACCGATCGTACAATCACGATTAGCGGCAATCCAGATTCGGTGGCATTGGCTCAATACTTAATCAACATGAG CGTTGAACTGCAGAAGGCCAATCTACAGGAGGCGAACAATGGCGGCGCCAATGGTCAAGCTAACAATgctagcaacagcaacaacaacaacgccaatgTCACTAATGGCGCCAGCAATGGCAATGCCAATacgaacagcagcaacaacagcaacagcggtGGTAATCACATAAGCGGCGCAACCACCTTaggtggcaacaacaacagtgctgGCAGTGGCGGCGGTGGCGGCAGCAATGGCAGCTTGAATCAGACCGGCGGCAGCAATCACAGCAGCAATAAtagtttaaacaatttaaatacgAATGCGAGCAATGCgaataacagcaataataacaacaacaatacacaaCACTCAACCACAGCCATGACAATGacaaacaacagcagcaatagcaacagcaacaatacaaGCGGCGGCAACAATTTAACCTTAAGCACAACTTCCAACAATCCAACCAATCCATTTTCCACTTCATTGCCATTTTCGAATACACCAAATCCATTTGCCAACTCCACCACAGTCAGTTCGCTAGCAACAGCTATACCGTTAGCACAATTGCTGGCCAAACCGGGCGCTTTGAATGCGCTCTCCAGCCTAACGGCGCTCGGCGGCCTCACCGATCTGTTGGGCGGCTTGGCCACGCTCAATGGTCCACCCATACAGACGACCGGTGTACATCGCACCAAAAGTTTCGCATCGACACGTTTTCGCAGTCATAATCATGCCGATGGCGGTGCTGATAGCGAAAAGACGCGCAATAAATTCAATCCATATTAG